The Epinephelus lanceolatus isolate andai-2023 chromosome 1, ASM4190304v1, whole genome shotgun sequence genome has a window encoding:
- the klhdc7a gene encoding kelch domain-containing protein 7A produces MPIAELLGVQFDMQLLLKLSLSVAAVLLVSWAYRFYSSRDTTKTQLCVDGNKEPGKATCQNCKMTLPCQSSPRHDTDDGGPSHPATDDLTCDSTEETPAAAHGCQADKSEDAFCMSCSDQNSSMIEEILPHQMQAEVATSNISFGSALNFPHPTKSGMASTTGRRSPCFLKKLEGSVGVGRELRQDLERQGAYSSFLSKAEIKVEDANVVLEETGDQIVRGKIYDYYVESSSHSITDSNTAPGQYERNSESQPVERGSRGSSLAESPSSLSPIIMRDLVLPQSTVEDPFSPGSLKLRHPTRPALLRKESYLSAAEQSELSIPFLNASASTPVTHSLSSSCTECNSANPVICHSTDSKGLNVREGADLRAVEAFSHLPAKPLDSTDLESLKSKLDLGNCLEMLCLAKKHGQTSVQQAAMGVMSDNYLQVLRDPNLYGRLMAGEREQIQKQRMRGRSFVMVADMDPQDWVRNTGGPAAETEQSRTSSAVYYYDDYKDAWHTLCLIPQEVISKACAMCTMDNYLFVAVGCQGTDREMTPSKRVFCYNPLTSIWKEISPMNEARPRCKLAALEGYIYAIGGECLSSVERYDPRLDRWTFVAPLPNDTFAVAHHVTVCRGELFVSGGTLRYMLLRYSPKTNTWRPSLLVGSKDRTADMVAVGRFLYRFDVNPLLGVTVYRYHTVARLWYECSSKRLQRCPAFQCVTTDSTIYCVSRQFTMKFEADEISPGFRDENSSVLSAAKGILFPFVLSLPDKTPRQTSV; encoded by the coding sequence ATGCCCATCGCGGAGCTTTTGGGAGTCCAGTTCGACATGCAGCTGCTGTTGAAACTGAGTCTCTCCGTGGCTGCGGTGCTGCTGGTGTCATGGGCGTACCGGTTCTACAGCTCCCGGGACACGACGAAAACTCAGCTCTGTGTCGATGGCAACAAAGAGCCAGGAAAAGCCACCTGCCAGAACTGCAAGATGACTTTACCGTGTCAAAGCTCACCAAGACACGACACCGATGATGGGGGACCCTCGCACCCAGCCACTGATGACCTGACATGTGACAGCACCGAGgaaacaccagcagcagcacatggATGCCAAGCTGATAAGAGTGAGGATGCATTTTGTATGTCATGCAGTGACCAAAATTCCAGCATGATAGAAGAGATACTCCCTCATCAGATGCAGGCAGAGGTTGCCACCAGTAATATTTCTTTTGGATCTGCTTTGAACTTTCCGCATCCAACTAAGAGTGGGATGGCCAGTACAACGGGGCGCCGCTCCCCGTGCTTTCTGAAGAAGCTGGAGGGCAGTGTGGGTGTGGGCAGGGAGTTAAGGCAGGACTTGGAGCGCCAGGGGGCCTACTCGAGCTTCCTCTCCAAGGCAGAGATCAAAGTGGAGGATGCTAACGTGGTGCTGGAGGAAACAGGAGACCAGATTGTGCGCGGAAAGATATATGATTACTATGTTGAGTCTTCCTCTCACTCTATTACAGACTCAAACACAGCGCCTGGTCAGTATGAGAGGAACTCTGAGTCACAGCCAGTGGAGCGTGGAAGTCGTGGCAGCAGCCTTGCAGAATCCCCTTCCTCTCTGAGCCCCATCATCATGCGTGATCTGGTTTTACCTCAAAGCACTGTTGAGGATCCCTTCTCACCAGGAAGCCTCAAGCTGAGGCACCCCACAAGGCCTGCACTCCTACGCAAGGAGAGCTATCTGTCTGCGGCAGAGCAGTCTGAGCTTTCCATCCCTTTCCTAAACGCGAGCGCCTCAACTCCAGTGACTCACTCTCTGTCCTCATCCTGCACTGAATGCAACTCTGCTAACCCTGTGATCTGTCACTCTACAGACAGTAAGGGCCTTAATGTGAGGGAGGGGGCAGATCTACGGGCTGTAGAGGCATTTTCACACCTTCCAGCAAAACCTCTCGACAGCACAGATTTGGAAAGCTTGAAGAGTAAACTTGATCTGGGTAACTGTTTGGAGATGCTGTGTCTGGCCAAGAAACATGGCCAGACCTCTGTGCAGCAAGCAGCCATGGGAGTCATGTCAGACAACTACCTCCAGGTGCTCAGGGACCCCAACCTTTACGGGCGGCTAATGGCTGGCGAGCGAGAGCAGATCCAGAAGCAGAGAATGAGAGGGAGAAGCTTTGTCATGGTGGCAGATATGGACCCTCAAGACTGGGTGAGGAACACAGGAGGGCCGGCGGCAGAGACGGAGCAGAGCAGGACGTCCAGTGCAGTGTACTATTATGATGACTACAAAGACGCCTGGCATACACTCTGCCTCATCCCACAGGAGGTCATCTCTAAAGCCTGTGCCATGTGCACAATGGATAACTACTTATTTGTGGCAGTGGGCTGCCAAGGCACGGACAGAGAAATGACACCCTCAAAGCGAGTGTTTTGCTACAATCCTTTGACATCCATTTGGAAGGAGATCAGTCCGATGAATGAAGCCAGGCCCCGCTGCAAACTGGCAGCTCTGGAGGGCTACATCTACGCCATCGGTGGGGAGTGCCTGTCCTCAGTGGAACGCTACGACCCGCGATTGGACAGATGGACTTTTGTGGCTCCACTGCCTAATGATACATTCGCTGTGGCACATCACGTCACAGTGTGCAGAGGAGAGCTTTTTGTTTCTGGGGGAACTCTTAGATATATGCTGCTGCGCTACAGCCCCAAAACCAACACCTGGAGGCCGAGTCTGTTGGTAGGCAGCAAGGACAGAACTGCAGATATGGTAGCTGTGGGGAGGTTTCTCTACCGGTTTGATGTTAACCCGCTGCTGGGCGTGACCGTGTACCGCTACCACACAGTGGCTCGGCTGTGGTACGAGTGCAGTTCCAAAAGGCTCCAGCGCTGCCCTGCCTTTCAGTGTGTCACGACGGACAGCACAATCTATTGTGTCAGCCGCCAGTTCACCATGAAGTTTGAGGCTGATGAGATCTCTCCAGGTTTCAGAGATGAGAATTCGAGTGTCCTCTCCGCAGCGAAGGGCATACTTTTCCCCTTTGTCCTCTCGCTCCCTGATAAGACGCCTCGGCAGACCAGTGTATAA